The sequence TGACGAACCGATCGACGTGCAGGCGATCACGGACCGCCCACAGCGCGACGAGTACTGGGGACAGCCCAAGGACGCCTGATCGGTCCAGTAACTGCCACTCACCGATACTCTGGCCCGCATCGTTGATCACTTCCGTTCAGTCCCACGCTTCCGACGTTCCCTTTCCTGCTGCGTTCTGCCACTCCGCTGCCGACCGCGGGTTCGCTGCCGAATCGTCACACTCGAGTCGAGCTCTCACCCCAGTGAGAGACAGCCCGCGTTTCAAGCCACCGGGCGTCCAAGTTTCCCCTGTATGTCTGGCTCTGACTCCGATCCCGAGGCTGGTTCCGATGCAGCCGACGAGCGCGGCTCGATCACGTTCGTTCCGAGTGTCCACTTCTCGCCGGTCCACCGCCGCCGCGTCCGGCGGACGATCCGCGAGGTCGATCCGGACGTCGTCGCCGTCGAACTCGATGCCCGCCGGTACGACCGTATCGAGCGGAGTATCGACGGTGGCGCACTCGACCTCGCGCGTGACCTGCCGCCGCCGACGGCGCTGACCTACCGGCTCTTGCGGACGATCCAGCGAACGGTCGTCCGGCTCTTCGGTCTCGACCCGGAGCTGACCGACATGGAGGTCGCGATCGAGACGGCTGCCGAACGGGGCCACGAGGTCGCGCTCATCGACGACCCACTCGAGGACACCGTCGCGTCGCTCACCCGCCGCGTCGGAATCGATACGATCCCGAAGCTCCTGATGCGGGCGAGTCGACTCGGGCCGGAAGAGCAGGCTCGCGCGCTCGAGATGACGAGCCTGCCGTTCCGGGACG is a genomic window of Natrarchaeobaculum aegyptiacum containing:
- a CDS encoding TraB domain-containing protein, whose protein sequence is MSGSDSDPEAGSDAADERGSITFVPSVHFSPVHRRRVRRTIREVDPDVVAVELDARRYDRIERSIDGGALDLARDLPPPTALTYRLLRTIQRTVVRLFGLDPELTDMEVAIETAAERGHEVALIDDPLEDTVASLTRRVGIDTIPKLLMRASRLGPEEQARALEMTSLPFRDVRSGDDVQPAIDQMRRLLPEVAEVLVDRRDRSMARRLHALRNEGVDVVAVIGAGHHNGIRDHLERLERLDRTGDTTSAEGIGGSDAASETAVGEEPRDRLDSGVPVGSGDTDVVDEPLDVADLEGVTVPRRRPTRDVTTIPIE